The sequence below is a genomic window from Meiothermus sp. Pnk-1.
GGAGATCGAGCCGTCCCCGTGGGGGCTCTCCTCCGCCACCCGGCGGTACATCGGCAGCGCGCCGAAAAGCGTCACCAGCACCAGCACCAACGTGGCGAAGGGAGAGAGCATCCCCGCGGCCAGCGCGGCAATGCCAGGTTGATAGCCCAGGGTGGAAAAGTAATCCACCCCGGTCAGGCACATCACCCGGTACCAGGGGTGGGTCTGGTGGACCTCTTTTTCCGGCTGGTGGTAGCTTTCCCCTGGGCTGTGCTGCCCTTCGGTGAGCCACTTTTTGAAGCGCTTGCGGAAAAGCCGCCAGTAGGTTTGGGACTGGGCCATAGCATCGCCTACCGAATAAGTGTACTGGAAACTACAAGTTTTGCGGGTGGCCGGTGGGTCGAGGGGATCAGGTCGGCCGTTGCAGCCGGGCGACCAACCCCCCTAGCACCAACACCCCCACCGAGGCCGCAAACCCCGCTTGCAAGCCCCCCAAAGCATCGGTGAGAAGCCCCGCAAGCCACGGCCCCAGACTCTGCCCCGCCGCAAAGATCACCGTGAAAACCGCGATCCCGTAACCCCACTGCGCAGGAGGCAAGGCCCGGCGCAGCAAGGCGGTGATGGCCGTAACCACCGACAAAAACGAGCCGAACAGCAAAGCCGAGCCCAGCATCGGCAAGAAAGCCCTGGAGAGCAAGGGGAGCGCCGCCCCAGCGCTTATCGTGAACAGGACCAGGCTAAGCGCGCTCCCGTCGCGGCTCTTCTGGATACGCTCGCCCCATATCCTCCCGCCCGCCATCACCGCTATCCCCAACACCGACCAGAAGAGGGTCACCTCGAGGGCGCCCAACTCAGCGCGGACAAAAGCGATCACAAAAGTTGTATAGACGATGTACCCGAGCGCGAAGAGGAAATAAGCTACAGCGGTGGGCAGTAAGCTCCCCAAGCTCCCGCCCTGGCTGCCCGCGAGGGCGGGTGGGGGTACCTCGACCCGCCGGGCGGCCAGGTATGCCCCCCCGACACCCACCCCCGAGAGCAACCCCAAGGCCACCCAAGCCCACGGCCAGGCCCCTGGGCGATCCTCGAGCAGCACCGGCAGGAAAACCCCCGAGGCCAGGATGCCCAAGCCCACCCCGCCAAAGTACACCCCCAGCACCAACGCTGAGCGGCTGGGGTCACGCGAGGCCAGGTGCGCGGCCAAGGCCCCACCCGAGACGAAGACCAGCGCCCCGCTCACCCCGGCCAGAAGCCGCAGCGCCACCAACCCGAAGTAGTTCTCGCCAACGCCGGAGCAAAGGAGGGCCAAGGCGGTGAGGGCCAGCGAACCCAGGAAAGTGGCCCGGTAGCCCCAGCGCCGCATGGCCGGGTTCGCCAGGAGCGAGCCCAGCAGGTAGCCCAGGGCGTTGGCGGTGTTCATCCCCCCGGCCTGAGCGTAGGACCAGTGCAGATCCTCGCGCATGGCCGGGAGCACCAACGCGTAGGCAAAGCGGGCGAAACCCAGCGCCACCGCCGGCCCCAGGGCCAGGCCCAAAGCCATACGGAACAGGCTCACCGGGCCATCCCCCGGGGATGTTCGCGCGCTTGGGCGAGCAGGTCGGGTTCCACACCTTACTATACCGAGGCGGGAAGAACCCGCCCAGCGCTCCGCTCGTCGCAGTCGAGGCCCAGCCCCGTGCGTATAGCCCCCACTCGGGTCTTG
It includes:
- a CDS encoding YbfB/YjiJ family MFS transporter produces the protein MSLFRMALGLALGPAVALGFARFAYALVLPAMREDLHWSYAQAGGMNTANALGYLLGSLLANPAMRRWGYRATFLGSLALTALALLCSGVGENYFGLVALRLLAGVSGALVFVSGGALAAHLASRDPSRSALVLGVYFGGVGLGILASGVFLPVLLEDRPGAWPWAWVALGLLSGVGVGGAYLAARRVEVPPPALAGSQGGSLGSLLPTAVAYFLFALGYIVYTTFVIAFVRAELGALEVTLFWSVLGIAVMAGGRIWGERIQKSRDGSALSLVLFTISAGAALPLLSRAFLPMLGSALLFGSFLSVVTAITALLRRALPPAQWGYGIAVFTVIFAAGQSLGPWLAGLLTDALGGLQAGFAASVGVLVLGGLVARLQRPT